A part of Desulfovibrio sp. genomic DNA contains:
- a CDS encoding acyclic terpene utilization AtuA family protein yields MKKIRMSCASGGCTYERMEPAIEVLEKGDLDYIVFECLAERTIANAQMEKLKDPSRGYNPMLEERMRAILPLAAAKGVKIISNMGGANTPGAVAKILEIAAEKGVRGLKVAMVRGDDITAMTPRYYDVPLWDSGQPLRTLADSIVSANIYLSGDPIKQALDLGADIVITGRVADASLFVGPLRHEFGWDVHSPDHLGQAILLGHLMECANQLTGGYYADPGYKDVPDMHRLGFPIAEIDESGVFSITKVEGSGGRVCVDICKEQLLYEIGDPAAYITPDGIADFSQVTFEQAEEDRVVARHGRALPAPDTYKVNIGYKDCYTGEGSISYGGKNALARAQLAAEIVKKRLELMGVTLDEFRVDYIGCNSLYRDAISSCIAPQAPAEVRMRVAGRSSTPEPVARMTREVDCLYINGPAGGGGIRSEFGPVISVENILIPRADITPTVEIFEI; encoded by the coding sequence ATGAAAAAAATCCGTATGAGTTGCGCTTCCGGCGGATGCACCTATGAGCGCATGGAGCCGGCCATTGAAGTGCTGGAAAAGGGCGACCTCGATTACATCGTCTTCGAGTGCCTGGCGGAAAGAACCATCGCCAATGCGCAGATGGAAAAGCTGAAAGACCCCTCCAGGGGCTACAATCCCATGCTTGAGGAGCGGATGCGGGCCATTCTGCCCCTGGCTGCCGCAAAAGGCGTAAAGATCATTTCCAACATGGGCGGAGCCAACACGCCGGGCGCTGTGGCGAAAATTCTGGAAATAGCGGCGGAGAAGGGCGTGCGTGGGCTGAAAGTGGCCATGGTGCGCGGCGACGATATCACCGCCATGACGCCGCGCTATTATGACGTGCCGCTGTGGGATTCCGGCCAGCCTTTGCGCACGCTTGCCGACAGCATCGTTTCGGCCAACATCTACCTTTCCGGCGATCCCATCAAACAGGCCCTGGATTTGGGGGCGGATATAGTCATTACCGGGCGCGTGGCCGACGCCTCGCTGTTCGTGGGCCCGCTCAGGCACGAATTCGGGTGGGACGTGCACTCCCCCGACCATCTCGGCCAGGCCATTTTGCTGGGGCACCTCATGGAATGCGCCAACCAGCTCACCGGGGGATATTACGCCGATCCCGGCTACAAGGATGTGCCGGATATGCACCGCCTCGGCTTTCCCATCGCCGAGATCGACGAAAGCGGCGTGTTTTCCATCACCAAGGTCGAAGGCTCCGGCGGCCGCGTCTGTGTGGATATCTGCAAGGAACAGCTGTTATATGAAATCGGCGATCCTGCGGCCTATATCACGCCCGACGGCATAGCGGACTTTTCGCAGGTGACCTTCGAGCAGGCGGAAGAAGACAGGGTCGTGGCCCGTCATGGCCGCGCCCTGCCAGCGCCTGACACCTACAAGGTGAATATCGGCTACAAGGACTGCTACACCGGCGAGGGCAGCATAAGCTACGGCGGAAAAAACGCCCTGGCCAGAGCGCAGCTTGCGGCGGAAATTGTGAAAAAGCGCCTGGAGCTTATGGGCGTGACCCTGGACGAGTTCCGGGTGGACTACATCGGTTGTAACTCTTTGTACCGTGACGCCATTTCCTCCTGCATTGCGCCGCAGGCTCCGGCCGAGGTGCGCATGCGCGTGGCGGGGCGCTCGTCCACGCCGGAGCCAGTGGCCCGCATGACGCGCGAGGTGGATTGCCTCTATATCAACGGCCCTGCGGGCGGCGGCGGCATACGTTCCGAGTTCGGGCCTGTCATCTCCGTTGAAAATATCCTTATCCCCCGGGCGGATATTACCCCGACCGTGGAAATCTTCGAGATCTGA
- a CDS encoding TOBE domain-containing protein: MRVLRLFSLMSPWRGGIKESQPQFRRSKMKYGVRNSMKATVTKVKKGDIMSQISCKLAEPGTMTSILSTESLEELKLKEGDQVVLLVKAIHVIPAKE, encoded by the coding sequence ATGCGCGTATTGCGTCTGTTTTCATTGATGTCTCCCTGGCGAGGTGGTATAAAAGAGTCACAACCCCAATTCAGGAGGTCAAAGATGAAATACGGCGTACGTAACTCAATGAAAGCCACGGTAACCAAGGTCAAGAAAGGCGATATCATGTCGCAAATCTCATGCAAGCTTGCCGAACCGGGGACAATGACGTCCATCCTGAGCACCGAGTCCCTTGAGGAGTTGAAGCTGAAAGAAGGGGATCAGGTGGTATTGCTGGTCAAGGCAATCCACGTCATCCCCGCGAAGGAATGA
- the tatA gene encoding twin-arginine translocase TatA/TatE family subunit, producing the protein MGALSIQHLLVVLVVVILLFGAKKLPEIGSGLGKAIKNFKQSISEQEADDPASRNKDKDNTKPE; encoded by the coding sequence ATGGGAGCACTGAGCATACAACATCTGCTTGTTGTGCTGGTAGTTGTGATTCTATTGTTTGGCGCCAAAAAACTGCCTGAAATCGGCAGCGGGCTTGGCAAGGCCATAAAAAACTTCAAGCAGTCCATCAGTGAGCAGGAGGCCGACGACCCCGCCTCCCGCAACAAGGATAAGGACAACACCAAGCCGGAATAA